In Fodinibius saliphilus, a genomic segment contains:
- the atpD gene encoding F0F1 ATP synthase subunit beta — protein sequence MSHVTSISRVHSGYASHNNGEELNTGTVVAVRGSIVDARFYGCLPERQSSLTVEGEQPVILEVITHLDEHTVRCLAFTTTKGLKRGFKVYDCDATVTVPVGDALLGRMFNMFGEPIDDKGDIATDHVESIYQSSTSLHLYHPQQEIQFTGIKAIDLLAPIERGGKAGLFGGAGVGKTVLIMELIRNMVTQHEGVSLFCGIGERNREAVELYKEIKNAGVLDNTVMVFGQMNEPPGARFRVAHTALTMAEYFRDEQRRDVLLLIDNIFRFVQAGAEVSGLMGKINSRLGYQSTLGSELADIEERICSTQNGAITSIQAVYVPADDFTDPAVTHTFAHLSSFIVLSRERASQGLYPAIDLLNSGSKMLSPHITGKKHYKIAQKVKQTLSQYEELKDIISMLGMEELSTDDQKAVQRARRLERFLTQPFEVTQQFTGKKGKAVDVQGVVDGCERIIQGEFDEISEHKLYMIGNIEEAIQ from the coding sequence ATGTCACATGTTACTTCCATATCACGAGTTCATTCAGGTTACGCTTCCCATAATAATGGAGAGGAATTAAATACAGGAACTGTTGTTGCTGTTCGGGGTAGTATTGTCGATGCCCGTTTTTATGGTTGCCTTCCAGAGCGGCAGTCCAGTTTAACTGTGGAAGGTGAGCAACCGGTTATCCTCGAAGTAATAACGCATCTTGATGAACATACGGTTCGTTGTTTGGCTTTTACCACTACTAAAGGACTAAAGCGAGGATTCAAAGTATATGATTGTGATGCAACTGTAACGGTTCCTGTTGGAGATGCATTGTTGGGTAGAATGTTTAATATGTTTGGCGAACCCATTGATGATAAAGGAGATATAGCGACTGACCATGTAGAGTCGATATATCAATCATCTACTTCTCTACATCTTTACCATCCGCAACAGGAAATTCAGTTTACAGGGATTAAAGCCATTGACCTGTTAGCTCCCATAGAGCGAGGAGGAAAAGCAGGATTGTTTGGAGGGGCAGGAGTAGGAAAAACGGTTTTGATCATGGAATTGATTCGTAATATGGTGACCCAGCATGAAGGAGTAAGTTTATTCTGCGGAATCGGCGAACGTAATCGTGAAGCGGTTGAATTGTATAAAGAAATTAAAAATGCCGGGGTGCTGGATAACACTGTAATGGTATTTGGACAGATGAATGAACCGCCGGGTGCACGTTTTCGAGTTGCCCATACTGCGTTGACTATGGCAGAGTATTTTAGAGATGAACAACGCCGTGATGTGTTATTACTGATTGATAACATTTTTCGCTTTGTACAAGCCGGGGCTGAGGTTTCAGGCTTGATGGGTAAAATAAACTCCCGTTTAGGATATCAGTCAACATTAGGCAGTGAGTTGGCAGATATTGAAGAACGTATATGCAGCACCCAAAATGGAGCTATTACTTCTATCCAGGCAGTGTATGTTCCCGCTGATGATTTTACCGACCCGGCAGTTACGCATACGTTTGCTCACCTTTCATCATTTATTGTGCTTTCCCGTGAAAGGGCTAGTCAGGGCTTATATCCAGCTATCGATCTGTTAAACTCTGGGTCAAAGATGCTATCACCCCATATAACAGGTAAAAAACATTATAAAATTGCTCAAAAGGTAAAACAAACTTTATCTCAGTACGAGGAGCTCAAAGATATTATTTCGATGCTGGGCATGGAGGAGTTATCAACCGATGATCAAAAGGCCGTACAACGTGCCCGTCGGCTGGAACGATTTTTAACACAACCATTTGAAGTTACCCAACAATTTACCGGAAAAAAAGGAAAAGCAGTAGACGTTCAAGGAGTAGTGGATGGTTGTGAACGAATCATTCAGGGGGAATTTGATGAGATATCAGAGCATAAATTATATATGATTGGGAATATTGAGGAGGCAATACAATGA
- the ppsA gene encoding phosphoenolpyruvate synthase, with amino-acid sequence MNNQYDSLIKWFSDIDIDDIAHVGGKNASLGEMWQYLQSTAVNIPDGFATTGEAYRLFIKANELEVTIREELSKYKEGSQKLHDTGFHIRDAFMKGMIPIFIANEIRNAYDQLCEKYEIENISVAVRSSATAEDLPSASFAGLQETFLNVEGKEQLMEMCKKCFASLFTDRAISYREEKGFDHLNIALSIGIQRMIIADDGGSGVLFTLDTESGFRDVITINAAWGLGENIVQGTINPDQYLVFKPLLYDDKFTPILEKRLGSKEQKMVLADKNGNRIKNVQTTVKEQSTFVLTDNEIVKLSQGAVKIEEHYQKPMDIEWVKESKTNQFFIVQARPETVHATATDGLFQSYELKEKKVTPILEGVSIGRAIVHGKVRLVQHISDLDTLEEDSILVTQMTEPDWVPAMKNVRGIITDSGGRTCHAAIISREMGIPAIVGTKRATNVLNEGREITLSTASGQVGMVYDNYLKFEKSTINLKQLPHINTDIMINLATPDTAFNWWQLPIQGVGLARMEFIISNHIKIHPMALLNFDKVIKETDREKIRKITKHYKNKADYFVDKLSDGIAKIAASQYPKPVIVRTSDFKTNEYAGLIGGEDLEPHEDNPMLGWRGASRYYSDNYKDAFALECKAIKRVREMIGLDNVIVMIPFCRRLSEADRVLNEMKKNGLARGRQNLKVYMMCEIPSNIILAEQFAQYFDGFSIGSNDLTQLTLGVDRDSTELNYLFDENDEAVKISIQQLIEKAHRMNSTVGFCGQAPSDRPEYAEFLVRSGIDSISVNADSVVEVIKHVHQAEVHSYNESV; translated from the coding sequence ATGAATAATCAGTATGATAGTTTAATTAAGTGGTTTAGCGATATTGATATAGACGATATTGCTCATGTGGGAGGTAAAAATGCCTCCCTGGGAGAGATGTGGCAATATTTGCAGTCTACAGCTGTAAATATCCCTGATGGGTTCGCCACAACTGGTGAAGCATATCGCTTATTTATCAAAGCTAATGAATTAGAAGTAACCATTCGAGAAGAGCTGTCAAAATATAAAGAAGGATCCCAAAAATTACATGATACAGGCTTTCATATCAGGGATGCTTTTATGAAAGGTATGATTCCCATTTTCATAGCTAATGAGATCCGTAATGCTTATGACCAACTCTGTGAAAAATATGAAATAGAAAATATCTCAGTTGCAGTACGTAGCAGTGCCACCGCCGAAGATTTACCTTCAGCCAGCTTCGCAGGATTGCAAGAAACATTTTTAAATGTTGAGGGGAAGGAACAGCTGATGGAGATGTGTAAAAAATGCTTTGCTTCTTTATTTACCGACCGTGCTATTTCTTATCGCGAAGAAAAAGGATTTGATCACTTAAATATTGCCCTTTCTATAGGGATACAGCGTATGATAATAGCAGATGATGGGGGTTCGGGAGTACTATTTACATTGGATACCGAAAGTGGCTTTCGGGATGTAATTACGATCAATGCCGCGTGGGGGTTGGGTGAAAATATTGTTCAAGGCACCATTAATCCCGACCAGTATCTTGTCTTTAAACCACTGCTATATGATGACAAATTTACACCAATCCTCGAAAAAAGATTAGGAAGCAAAGAGCAAAAGATGGTTTTAGCCGATAAAAACGGCAATAGAATTAAAAATGTACAGACTACTGTTAAGGAGCAATCCACATTCGTATTAACTGATAATGAAATTGTGAAGCTCTCACAGGGAGCTGTTAAGATAGAAGAACACTATCAAAAACCGATGGATATAGAGTGGGTGAAAGAAAGCAAAACGAATCAATTCTTTATTGTACAGGCACGACCTGAAACAGTGCACGCTACAGCTACTGACGGTTTATTTCAGTCATATGAACTTAAGGAGAAAAAAGTAACTCCTATACTTGAGGGTGTCAGTATCGGCAGGGCAATAGTTCATGGTAAAGTCCGACTTGTACAGCATATCAGTGATCTTGACACTTTGGAAGAAGACAGCATATTAGTTACACAAATGACAGAACCCGATTGGGTGCCCGCTATGAAAAATGTTAGAGGTATTATTACTGATTCTGGAGGGCGAACATGTCATGCTGCTATTATTAGCAGAGAGATGGGTATACCGGCTATTGTGGGGACCAAGAGAGCAACCAATGTACTCAACGAAGGCAGAGAGATTACCCTTTCAACTGCCAGTGGGCAGGTGGGGATGGTTTATGATAACTACCTAAAATTTGAGAAAAGTACCATTAATTTAAAGCAGCTTCCCCATATTAATACGGATATCATGATAAACCTGGCTACTCCGGATACAGCGTTCAACTGGTGGCAGCTACCCATACAAGGAGTTGGACTTGCACGAATGGAGTTCATCATTAGCAACCATATTAAAATTCATCCGATGGCACTCCTGAATTTCGATAAAGTAATCAAAGAGACAGATCGAGAAAAAATTCGGAAAATTACTAAGCATTATAAAAATAAAGCTGATTACTTTGTTGATAAATTATCGGATGGAATCGCAAAAATCGCGGCCTCACAATACCCAAAGCCGGTTATAGTACGTACCAGTGATTTTAAAACCAACGAGTATGCTGGTTTGATTGGGGGAGAGGATCTGGAGCCTCACGAGGATAACCCCATGTTGGGTTGGAGGGGAGCTTCACGCTATTATTCTGATAATTACAAAGATGCGTTTGCTCTGGAATGTAAGGCCATAAAAAGGGTAAGAGAGATGATCGGGCTCGATAATGTTATTGTAATGATACCATTCTGTAGGCGACTTAGTGAAGCGGACCGGGTGTTAAATGAAATGAAAAAAAACGGGCTTGCAAGGGGAAGACAAAACCTCAAAGTATATATGATGTGCGAAATCCCCTCCAATATTATTTTGGCAGAACAGTTTGCACAATATTTTGACGGGTTCTCAATTGGATCTAATGATTTGACGCAGCTTACCCTAGGTGTAGACAGGGATTCAACAGAGCTTAATTACCTTTTTGACGAAAATGATGAGGCTGTCAAAATATCTATTCAACAGCTTATTGAAAAAGCACATAGGATGAATTCGACGGTAGGCTTTTGCGGTCAGGCACCCAGTGATAGACCCGAGTATGCTGAATTCTTAGTTCGCAGTGGTATTGATTCGATTTCCGTAAATGCGGATAGCGTAGTAGAAGTAATTAAGCATGTACATCAAGCAGAAGTACATAGCTATAATGAATCTGTTTAG
- a CDS encoding F0F1 ATP synthase subunit epsilon: MNKMQMHLKIMVPERINTALHVHKIIAESYNGFFCLKPRHIDFTTALKPGILYYYINNEEHIVAVDNGVLVKCGLKISVSVLNAFKGESLKELEQQVQAEFNKAQQLEKASVQALKNLEAELVQHFVNLQKKESIL; encoded by the coding sequence ATGAATAAAATGCAGATGCATCTTAAAATAATGGTGCCTGAACGAATTAATACTGCTCTTCATGTACATAAAATAATTGCCGAGAGCTATAATGGTTTTTTCTGCTTAAAACCGAGGCACATAGATTTTACTACAGCCCTGAAACCAGGAATCCTCTATTACTACATAAATAATGAGGAGCATATCGTTGCTGTTGATAATGGAGTCTTAGTGAAATGTGGATTAAAAATATCTGTATCTGTATTAAATGCATTTAAAGGAGAAAGTTTAAAAGAATTGGAGCAACAGGTACAGGCTGAATTTAACAAGGCTCAGCAACTTGAAAAGGCTTCTGTTCAGGCCTTAAAGAATTTGGAGGCTGAGTTGGTTCAGCATTTTGTGAATCTCCAAAAGAAAGAGTCAATACTTTGA
- a CDS encoding SDR family NAD(P)-dependent oxidoreductase gives MDRINNKVALVTGAAMGIGKETATMLAREGADVVIADVNEMALEQTAREIKTEESKILKVHADISKEKDIESLIQETLRTFGKLDIACNNAGIEGKMALTGDYSLDEWDRVQSINLRGQFICMKYEIGAMLKSGGGSIINVSSILGKVGYEQAPAYTAAKHGLLGLTKTAALEYAKEGIRINAVCPAFIETPMLERAGITTDKEIKEQAISLHPVGRLGQATEVAKAIVWLASEQASFVEGHALMVDGGYTAK, from the coding sequence ATGGATAGAATAAACAATAAGGTAGCACTTGTTACAGGTGCGGCTATGGGGATAGGAAAAGAAACAGCAACTATGTTGGCAAGAGAGGGAGCAGATGTTGTTATTGCAGATGTTAATGAAATGGCATTGGAACAAACTGCTCGTGAAATAAAAACAGAAGAGAGCAAAATTTTAAAAGTACATGCTGATATCTCAAAAGAGAAAGATATAGAAAGTCTAATTCAAGAAACGCTGCGCACTTTTGGCAAGCTTGATATCGCCTGTAATAATGCCGGCATTGAAGGGAAAATGGCTTTAACAGGTGATTATAGCTTAGACGAATGGGACCGGGTACAGAGTATTAACCTACGGGGGCAATTTATATGTATGAAATATGAGATTGGTGCTATGTTAAAATCGGGAGGGGGTTCAATTATTAATGTCTCGTCCATTTTAGGTAAAGTGGGATACGAACAGGCACCGGCCTATACTGCTGCTAAACATGGTTTGCTTGGCCTAACAAAAACGGCAGCCTTAGAATATGCAAAAGAAGGAATTCGAATAAATGCCGTTTGCCCGGCCTTTATTGAAACCCCGATGCTTGAAAGAGCAGGAATAACAACAGATAAAGAGATAAAAGAACAGGCAATTTCCTTACATCCAGTTGGAAGATTAGGACAAGCAACAGAAGTAGCCAAAGCTATTGTGTGGCTAGCATCAGAGCAGGCTTCTTTTGTCGAAGGCCATGCTTTGATGGTTGATGGAGGATATACAGCAAAATAA